Genomic window (Acidimicrobiales bacterium):
CAGTTGGGCCACGAACGCGGGATCGTCAGCGGTCTCCCCCGGGTCGAAGCGCAGGTTCTCCAACAGGTCCACCCCGGGGGCCAGGTCGGCCAACCGGGCCCGGACCGGCTCCACTGACCAGGCAGGATCCGGCGCTCCCCTCGGGCGACCCAGGTGGGAACAGGCCGTCACGTGGGCACCGGCATCCAGGAGGTACCGAAGGGTGGGAACCGCCGCCCGGATCCGGAGGTCATCGGTGATGACGCCGTTGGCCAGGGGCACGTTGAAATCGCAGCGCACGAGCACCCGACGACCGTCAAGGTCGCCGAGGTCCTCGAGTCGGGGAAAGTCCACGGTATCGACGGGCCGGACGGCTACTTCCGCTTGCCGGCCTTCACCTTCTTCGCTCGGCGGGTTCCTACGATCTTCGCCAGGTCGACCAGGCGGGTCGAGTACCCCATCTCGTTGTCGTACCAGCCGCAGACCTTGACCATCTTCCCTACGGCCATCGTCAGGCCGGCGTCGAATGTGCAGGAGGCTGGCCGGCCCACGATGTCGGACGACACCAGCGGGTCCTCGCTGTAGTCCAGGACCTTCGCGAGCGGACCCCTGCGGGCCGCTGCGGCGAAGGCGGCGTTCACCTGCTCGACCGTGGCGTTCTTCCTGAGGGTTCCCACGAAGTCCGTGATCGATCCGTCCGGAATCGGAACCCTCAGCGAGATGCCGTCCAACTTCCCCTTCATCTTGGGCATGACCAGGCTGGTGGCCCGGGCGGCTCCGGTCGAAGTCGGAACGATGTTCACCGCCGCTCCACGGGCCCGACGAAGATCGCTGTGCGGGCCGTCCACCAGGCTCTGGTCACCCGTGTAGGCGTGCGTGGTTGTCATGAAGCCCTGCTCCACGCCGAAGGCATCGTCCAGGACCTTGATCATCGGGACGAAGCAGTTCGTCGTGCAGGAAGCGTTCGAGACGACGTGGTGCTTCGCCGGGTCGTAGTCGTCGTCGTTCACGCCGACGACGAATGTGGCGTCGGCGTCGCCGGAAGGCGCCGAGATGATCACCTTGCGGGCACCGGAGCCGAGGTGCAGGGCGGCCATGTCGCGAGCCGTGAAGAAACCGGTCGACTCGATGACGACGTCAACGCCCAGGTCTCCCCACGGCAGGTCGGCCGGGTTGCGTTCGGAGAGGACCCTGATCTTCAGGCCGTCGACCGTGATGCCGTCCCGGGTGGCTCTCACCCTGGCATCCAGCCTGCCGTGGACCGAGTCGTTGGCCAAGAGGAATGCCATGGTGTCGATCGACCCCAGGTCGTTGACGGCGACGAACTCCAGGTCGGCGCCCCGGGCCCTGGCGGCCCGGAAGAAGTTGCGGCCTATGCGGCCGAATCCGTTGATGCCCACACGGACTGTCATTCGAAGTGCTGCCTCCTGCGACGGGTCGTCGCCCACTGGTGCGGATCAGGCCGGCGCCGTGTCTGCATACCGGACCCATGTATTGCTAGCCGATCGGTTAGCCGACGATACGGTTACCAACGCGGAAATCGGTCACATGTTCGCGGCCGTACAGGTCGAGAGGGCGGCACCCAGGAGTACCGGATCGTGGAGTCTTCCACCCGACGCCGAGACCGGAGCCCACTTCACCGGACAGGTCTCGGGCATCTCGCCGTCGAATGCCTCGTCCAGCAGGACCATGTCCGGTCGGATCCCGTGGTCCTCCAGGACCAGGAGCTGGTCGTCCAACGCCTCCGGTGACTCGACGTCGGGTTGCAGGTTCGCCACAAGCACCGTCGGACCACCCCGTCCGGCCAGGGCCTCGACCACGTCACGTGCCAGCGTCGCCGCCAGGACGCTCGTGTAGAGCGATCCCGGGCCCAGAACCACCTGGTCGGCGGCGGCTATGGCTTCTCCCACCTCGGGGGGCGACGACACGTCGGGTGGCACGAGCCGGAGCCTCACTATCCCGGAGGCCCGGTGTACGGCCACCTGCCCCTCCACCTCCCAGTCGCCCGTGTCGGCAACCAGGTCCACCGGCTGGCTGGTGGCGGGCAGCACCCGGCCGACGGCGCCCACCAGGCGGCCCACCTCGTCGAGGGAACCCAGGAGGTCGTCGCCGGCGCCGACCATGCCGGCGATCAGGAGGTTCCCGATGGCATGCCCGTCCAGTTCTCCACCCGAGAACCTCCAACCCAGCTCTGCTGTGAGCATCGAACCGTCACCGAGGGCCTCGAAGCAGCGCCTCAGGTCGCCGGGCGCCGGGCCTCCGGCGGCAGCCCTGATCCGCCCACTGGAGCCGCCGTCG
Coding sequences:
- a CDS encoding YvcK family protein encodes the protein MSTPRRVCALGGGHGLATSLRAVRTYAEEITAVVSIADDGGSSGRIRAAAGGPAPGDLRRCFEALGDGSMLTAELGWRFSGGELDGHAIGNLLIAGMVGAGDDLLGSLDEVGRLVGAVGRVLPATSQPVDLVADTGDWEVEGQVAVHRASGIVRLRLVPPDVSSPPEVGEAIAAADQVVLGPGSLYTSVLAATLARDVVEALAGRGGPTVLVANLQPDVESPEALDDQLLVLEDHGIRPDMVLLDEAFDGEMPETCPVKWAPVSASGGRLHDPVLLGAALSTCTAANM
- the gap gene encoding type I glyceraldehyde-3-phosphate dehydrogenase, with translation MTVRVGINGFGRIGRNFFRAARARGADLEFVAVNDLGSIDTMAFLLANDSVHGRLDARVRATRDGITVDGLKIRVLSERNPADLPWGDLGVDVVIESTGFFTARDMAALHLGSGARKVIISAPSGDADATFVVGVNDDDYDPAKHHVVSNASCTTNCFVPMIKVLDDAFGVEQGFMTTTHAYTGDQSLVDGPHSDLRRARGAAVNIVPTSTGAARATSLVMPKMKGKLDGISLRVPIPDGSITDFVGTLRKNATVEQVNAAFAAAARRGPLAKVLDYSEDPLVSSDIVGRPASCTFDAGLTMAVGKMVKVCGWYDNEMGYSTRLVDLAKIVGTRRAKKVKAGKRK